ATCCGGTCGCACAGTTTTTCCGCTTCGCTCATGATGTGGGTGGAGAACAGGATGGTCTTGCCCTGAGCTTTCAATTCGGTCAATATGGCCTGCATTTCCAGGGCGTTCAGCACGTCGAGGCCGACGGTGGGCTCATCGAAGACCAGGATCGGCGGATCGTGGGCCAGGGTCCGCGCGATCGCCACCTTCTGCTTCATCCCGCTGGAGAGCTTGTCTATGCGGGCGCGGGCGTATTCCTCGATCCCGAAGCGCTCGACCAGTTCATCGACCCTGGCGGGGGTCCGTGAGGCGTCGTACCCGTTGATACGGGCGAAAAACTCGATGGTTTCTCTTGCGGTAAGGCGGGGATACAGCGCAGTGGTGGCCGAATAGAATCCGATGTTTTTGCGCACTTCCACGGGTTCTTCCGCCACGTCGTACCCCATGATCTTCGCGGTGCCGCCCGAGGGCTTGAGAATCGTCGTCAGCATGCGCAGCGTCGTCGTCTTGCCGGCGCCGTTCGCGCCCAGCAACCCGAAGATCTCGCCGGGACTGCAGGTGAAGTCGATCTGACGCACTGCGTGCACGGGACCGCGGGATTCATCGTAATAGGTCTTGCTCAGGTCCTTCACGAATACGGGATCGTCCACAATTGTCATCCTCTTAAGGGGTTGCGGCGCATAAGCCGGTGTTTCAGGAAACC
This genomic interval from Gemmatimonadota bacterium contains the following:
- a CDS encoding ABC transporter ATP-binding protein, with protein sequence MTIVDDPVFVKDLSKTYYDESRGPVHAVRQIDFTCSPGEIFGLLGANGAGKTTTLRMLTTILKPSGGTAKIMGYDVAEEPVEVRKNIGFYSATTALYPRLTARETIEFFARINGYDASRTPARVDELVERFGIEEYARARIDKLSSGMKQKVAIARTLAHDPPILVFDEPTVGLDVLNALEMQAILTELKAQGKTILFSTHIMSEAEKLCDRIAIIHEGRILATGTLEALRERTGAHYLEDIFVSFIQEAA